The following are encoded together in the Argopecten irradians isolate NY chromosome 5, Ai_NY, whole genome shotgun sequence genome:
- the LOC138323337 gene encoding uncharacterized protein: protein MERFVSEIKNKLFVDFKKREIFEMKNAVEILLNNLAESLKKTHPFFEVAQIVACGSMEEGTRNWKCTDDGHYVVEFDYLAKLKYPSKFTLDDSCPGFMYVYDDHQQMDKYGNRYQYAGKLGALNRGKLAFGFNYDLLKSVKELCKCYRFDTAINVVKTKTCCKIYSHGSLYKMIEYSDECKCCKVHQQTGVLKLATGTTIGSPYFHGCSLVFEWTSKTNALTPRVGGRDEKPVIVLIDFVPAIELKKRKPEQENETIPYIVFDSTESNDDLDHHCFLVGKGCNKNTHGMCWKISNCLREIQILKETHIFHRYAYMILKFINECLFSSFPSTTGVPTTYKLKTAVLRHCLVCTGPPLYVMACVQDILQFLSNSYSKQTLCNVTNGLNLLLAERIDKFPPQHVVMHKNRCKLIGNCFKSTADFLHQTNIFGATCTFQKCSEAFRLLGKTYEEAWNSTEVEIVFTVDRKRIANALLLFMKGEDIHEKLKSAICSNRPAGDHWTKSLHPIQYSEVRDMYNFHHMHCPEPIGREVTSKERLLVNCKKNSGYYNWDSGWRLEWYQCMKQNKFAQEALDSVYTTEILFVPSTLCRSSQKHSDIDK from the coding sequence ATGGAGCGTTTCGtttcagaaataaaaaacaaattattcgTTGACTTCAAAAAACGAGAAATTTTCGAAATGAAGAATGCAGTAGAAATATTACTAAACAATTTAGCTGAAAGTTTGAAAAAGACTCATCCATTCTTTGAAGTTGCACAAATAGTTGCATGTGGAAGTATGGAGGAAGGAACTCGCAACTGGAAGTGTACGGACGATGGTCATTACGTGGTAGAGTTCGACTATTTAGCAAAACTGAAATATCCTTCAAAATTTACTTTGGATGACAGTTGTCCTGGCTTCATGTATGTGTATGATGATCACCAACAGATGGACAAATATGGTAACCGATACCAATATGCAGGAAAACTAGGTGCTTTAAATCGAGGAAAATTAGCATTTGGCTTCAATTATGACCTGTTGAAATCCGTAAAAGAATTATGTAAGTGCTACAGATTTGACACCGCCATTAATGTGGTTAAAACAAAAACCTGCTGCAAGATATATTCCCACGgatctttatataaaatgatagaGTACTCTGATGAATGCAAATGTTGCAAGGTACACCAACAGACCGGAGTCCTGAAGCTAGCCACAGGAACTACGATTGGTTCACCATACTTTCATGGTTGTAGTCTCGTTTTTGAGTGGACGAGCAAAACGAATGCATTGACTCCCCGTGTTGGAGGTCGAGATGAAAAGCCAGTAATCGTTTTGATAGATTTTGTTCCAGCCATTGAATTAAAGAAGAGAAAGCCAGAGCAGGAGAATGAAACTATACCCTATATCGTTTTTGATAGCACCGAAAGTAATGATGATTTGGACCACCATTGCTTTTTGGTGGGTAAAGGATGCAACAAGAACACACACGGAATGTGCTGGAAGATTTCGAATTGTCTCCGCGAAATACAAATTCTGAAAGAGACCCATATTTTTCATCGCTATGCCtatatgattttgaaatttattaacgAATGTCTATTCTCCAGTTTTCCATCCACCACGGGAGTACCAACAACCTATAAGCTAAAAACAGCGGTACTACGTCACTGTTTGGTGTGTACAGGACCGCCACTCTACGTCATGGCATGTGTTCAAGACATCCTTCAATTCCTATCGAATAGCTATTCCAAACAAACTTTGTGTAACGTCACGAACGGCCTTAATCTTTTACTTGCGGAACGCATCGACAAATTTCCTCCACAACATGTTGTTATGCACAAGAATCGGTGCAAACTTATTGGAAACTGTTTCAAAAGCACTGCCGACTTCCTTCACCaaacaaacatctttggggcaACTTGTACTTTCCAAAAATGTTCAGAAGCATTCAGATTGTTAGGTAAAACGTACGAGGAGGCTTGGAATTCCACTGAGGTGGAAATAGTATTCACAGTTGACAGAAAACGTATAGCAAACGCCCTTCTTCTGTTTATGAAAGGTGAAGATATTCACGAGAAACTTAAGTCAGCTATATGCAGCAATAGGCCAGCCGGAGACCATTGGACGAAATCCTTACACCCTATTCAGTATAGTGAAGTTAGAGATATGTATAATTTTCATCATATGCACTGTCCCGAGCCTATCGGAAGGGAGGTCACTTCGAAGGAACGTCTCTTAGTAAACTGTAAGAAAAACAGTGGCTATTATAACTGGGATAGCGGGTGGCGGCTCGAATGGTACCAATGTATGAAGCAGAACAAGTTTGCACAGGAAGCGTTGGACTCTGTGTATACGACAGAAATACTGTTTGTGCCATCAACATTGTGTAGGTCTTCACAAAAACACAGCGACATCGATAAATGA